A window of Plasmodium malariae genome assembly, chromosome: 5 contains these coding sequences:
- the RIO2 gene encoding serine/threonine protein kinase RIO2, putative, with amino-acid sequence MKLDISCFCFLSRNEYRVLTAIEMGMRNHEYLPVSLIASIANLRKEGITSVLKKLLKNKLISHENRTYDGYKLTYLGYDFLALRAFLNRGILKSVGNQIGVGKESDIYICKDINDNLLCLKIHRLGRISFRTIKNNRDYYGKKKFRNWLYLSKIAATKEYTYLKALYENNFPVPKPYDLNRHMILMSYINGYPLSHVKISNPFKVIDFLINTIIKFAKADIIHGDFNEFNILIDDDENITIIDFPQIVSLHHENGKTYFERDVKCVINHFFRKYKIKIEDYPLYEDVIGLTNHKIVSEEVNVSVNEDDMLLQILQNDKSYSCSSYSEGNANCFVQYEDGYSSLGSVEEEEVQEEEEKEKEEEGEDEDEIRKDKERNPEKYGSGKSQTDEGDKTNGEDKTTEEYDISWKDYLDKLHIARTMKKEVDKLGENNTPSFHSPQISEGDFKDAYECTNDKEEENIKIEKREDNIDEDFSKGSCESQEKVFELTTEERGIPEQMKKAKGDYTQEVEKVPTEKRTCEVDEGSYERGDSCDDDKCYYGKCENDICQANDIHIIDEVDKGEEQNDEKINKFVQEEEGSKTKEQISQTEDYDERSSYSDNISLSTNDCDESSITEYSSCDSHNSLSEDTTKKLSDTWKPHIKKYTKEYVKSKLKYMHRKKKSREKYKENLKTKNKKKVMEKIKNYL; translated from the coding sequence ATGAAGCTAGATATATCGTGCTTCTGCTTTCTGTCGAGAAATGAGTACCGAGTATTGACAGCGATTGAAATGGGCATGCGAAATCATGAATATTTGCCCGTATCATTAATAGCAAGCATAGCAAATTTAAGGAAAGAAGGTATAACATCTGTtctgaaaaaattattaaaaaataaattgataaGTCATGAAAATAGAACATATGATGGGtataaattaacatatttagGATACGATTTTTTGGCCTTACGTGCTTTTCTAAATAGaggaattttaaaaagtgtaGGGAATCAAATAGGAGTAGGAAAAGAAtcggatatatatatatgtaaagatataaatgataatttattatgtCTGAAAATACATAGGTTAGGTAGAATATCTTttagaacaataaaaaataatagagattattatgggaaaaaaaaatttagaaattgGTTGTACTTATCAAAAATTGCAGCAACAAaagaatatacatatttaaaagcattatatgaaaataattttcctgTACCTAAACCATATGATCTAAATCGGCACATGATTTTGAtgtcatatataaatggttATCCCTTATCACATGTTAAGATAAGTAATCCTTTTAAAGTTAtagattttttaataaatacaataataaaatttgctAAAGCAGATATTATTCATGGAGATTTTAATgagtttaatattttaattgatgatgatgaaaatataacGATTATTGATTTCCCTCAAATTGTTTCCTTACATCATGAGAATGGAAAAACATATTTCGAACGAGATGTTAAATGTGTTATAAATCACTTTTTTcggaaatataaaattaaaattgaagATTACCCTTTATATGAAGATGTCATAGGACTAACTAATCATAAAATTGTTTCGGAAGAAGTAAATGTTTCGGTTAATGAGGATGATATGCTTTTACAAATTTTGCAGAATGATAAGTCGTACTCTTGCTCTAGTTACTCGGAGGGGAATGCAAACTGTTTTGTGCAGTACGAGGATGGGTACTCGTCACTTGGCAGTGTTGAAGAGGAGGAAGTACaggaagaggaagaaaaagaaaaagaagaagagggAGAAGATGAAGACGAAATAAGGAAAGATAAAGAAAGGAACCCCGAAAAGTATGGAAGTGGGAAAAGTCAAACAGACGAAGGAGACAAAACAAATGGGGAAGATAAAACCACCGAGGAATATGATATAAGCTGGAAAGACTACCTGGACAAACTTCATATAGCACGTACAATGAAAAAGGAAGTTGATAAATTAGGAGAGAATAACACTCCTTCATTTCATTCCCCTCAAATATCAGAAGGTGATTTTAAGGACGCGTACGAATGTACGAATGATAAGGAAGaggaaaacataaaaatagaaaagagAGAGGATAATATAGATGAAGATTTTTCTAAAGGTTCTTGTGAAAGTCAAGAAAAAGTTTTCGAGTTAACAACTGAAGAGAGGGGCATACCAGAGCAAATGAAAAAGGCAAAGGGAGATTATACTCAGGAAGTTGAAAAGGTACCAACTGAGAAAAGAACATGTGAAGTTGATGAGGGAAGTTACGAACGGGGTGACAGTTGTGATGATGACAAATGCTACTATGGCAAATGTGAGAATGATATTTGCCAAGCTAATGACATCCATATCATCGATGAAGTCGATAAGGGGGAGGAGCAAAACGATGAAAAGATAAACAAATTTGTCCAAGAGGAAGAAGGGAGCAAAACGAAAGAGCAGATTAGCCAAACGGAAGACTATGACGAAAGGAGTTCCTATAGCGATAATATTAGTTTAAGCACAAACGATTGTGACGAGAGTAGCATAACGGAATATTCAAGCTGCGATTCGCACAACAGCCTTTCTGAAGATACAACAAAAAAACTGTCCGATACATGGAAACCGCacataaagaaatatacaaAGGAGTACGTAAAAAGTAAACTGAAATATATgcacagaaaaaaaaagagcagaGAAAAGTACaaggaaaatttaaaaacgaagaataaaaaaaaagtgatggagaaaattaaaaattacttataa
- the PmUG01_05037700 gene encoding conserved Plasmodium protein, unknown function: MVAGERETDVLIVGTSTGGLLLSLDLLRKNVKHLIISSCEEKLEEEKTNEQYLLYPRTLEMLQDLNILSEVLINSLKLTGISLYIENKLVHKTSKSFFQNFNVTIPYMLSINKIVLNNILRKYIKQFHFLVEDYTILRGINKNCNNRENKKLFNDTKEYGYKNRNNIIIKPQKMNKEISSKYGEKRISRKTNSNEPYKNKKEKRRNVRKLYTLPSLLKSRQSENTGISRRRPCNSKCSSRTHSSTQSSTQSSIRSSIRSNTRGKDKMSNNLRKKEYLLNHNKKENNKNGSFCTSFTYKTESSSNMSTSSATSYSTNTISSLSNETEPISFYPSCFINSGSSTNYKNSLNDYKHRISDSSFPTTSQGVTTKIKLPLLTNLNGGNHIRHKDEDIINDPINKSCEYSLRNGNKGDNEEFLVIQENSSINISKGKRRNLNLMTAYVRQNNFPYSRGGTKRIGSNRRRDSPSRRESLNRRDRLDGSNHVSSTNYYYHRGRNKKDVRHYSEIKSKYIVGVDGRKSSVRKFAHIKLEDKKNEKIEYISVDICAKWNNDMSHYNLSIIQSKYGFVTCFPIFVDITNINEKNFYCKDKQIKKIIKKIKMECNLRKKEKYINLLKKKNKLKIAQTSQFFSLSNTDKDNSNVSLRNETASQNADHRYNEGEKYAHLCNSKQINIFHKNYINHNIQKGNKRIHMDNISVDNINEVDHHDNSKNYVNDISSQKKEQKNIIYQEILDYYSKNRNSSTSSGEHKRREKKNLQISTYATSSLLFLKKEVPANIDNPHSYKNDVVTPNTCTYDIADTTMPFEKKNYAFEEIPKYEKHMKNSIKLRSSSEGNYPDVFDTKVKGRIFLFQKMDHVGREASLKESVSLLGTVAGASSEQPLDKCSCRGEPQGFVAARSIGGVGNTIYKFNNNVGNSSHSCIPYSKEAFTNGGIDGDDNPNANEIILLNNNMNEECNDYNNDIFSMKEENIDMQRKGNKNRRFPTNNSFNTDKETPLKVTNSRYNIGNIDGYRIVRKENGHDGTDNSFTDAVSNNSREGIDHGSMFFMGKGSYNWHLTICRRGGGKTLNKCLYHIKRSKKVTYEEVIDIIKNVFPSIELYYLYNLKVGRHKDKICKNYYRNSIILAGESNCFYNPLFNISINLTIHDVYNIGWKLNYLINHNSSSLLLESYDKERKFISEKVLSWNSKIFNFFFFIFNCNGNTTCNCNCNCNYNYIYYILSFLNCCTCPFANFSSIHNFFEKFYLKTFMLQNNYYGQIVANSSVKMCSTSFICSDRAKNCILKYIYSNNNYEEKSVCLYDYLRDQVHTLILCINISEVRSTPYVNFKSFKKRNRKYGREYYLGNYKGYEWTYDKASLDKLIKIRSLTYRTMMKTPNKYSVQIIWVLCNNSKNEFIQSNTKLFPLKSSSSFTRLNINFYNVPNQLLNNIKAPRIKRQHILYDFLNDFQKQFNIKLNLPNNLIESHNFKSAMYIFIRPDLHITHMNYVNDDKQIVSFLDFLYKFYG; encoded by the coding sequence ATGGTAGCAGGAGAGAGAGAAACAGACGTGCTCATTGTAGGAACAAGCACAGGTGGACTACTGTTGTCATTAGACttgttaagaaaaaatgtaaaacatttaataataagctcatgtgaagaaaaattagaagAAGAGAAAACTAATGAACAGTATTTACTATACCCTAGGACACTTGAAATGTTGCAAGATTTAAATATCCTATCGGAGGTTCTAATCAATAGTTTAAAATTAACTGGTATcagtttatatatagaaaataaattagtacACAAAACAAGTAAATCAttctttcaaaattttaatgtcACTATACCATATATGTTGagtattaacaaaatagttctaaataatattttgagaAAATACATAAAGCAATTCCATTTTTTAGTAGAGGATTATACTATACTGCGGGGTATCAACAAAAATTGCAATAAtagggaaaataaaaaattatttaatgataCTAAGGAATATggatataaaaataggaacaacattataataaaaccacagaaaatgaataaagaaatatCGTCAAAATATGGTGAGAAAAGAATATCGAGGAAGACTAATTCTAATGAAccttacaaaaataaaaaggaaaaaagaagaaatgtGAGGAAATTATATACCTTGCCATCTCTCTTGAAAAGTAGGCAAAGCGAGAATACAGGTATAAGCAGAAGAAGACCCTGCAATAGTAAATGCAGTAGTCGCACACATAGTAGCACACAAAGTAGCACACAAAGTAGCATACGAAGTAGCATACGAAGTAACACACGTGGGAAGGACAAAATGAGCAATAAtttgagaaaaaaagaatatctcttaaatcataataaaaaggaaaataataaaaatggtaGCTTTTGTACAAGTTTCACTTATAAAACTGAAAGCAGCTCGAACATGAGCACAAGTTCAGCCACTTCATATAGTACTAATACCATTTCTAGTTTGTCAAATGAAACAGAACCAATATCCTTTTACCCTAGTTGTTTCATTAATTCCGGAAGTAGtactaattataaaaattccCTCAACGATTATAAGCATAGAATATCGGATAGTTCATTTCCAACTACATCTCAAGGAGTCACAACGAAGATAAAGCTACCCTTATTAACAAACCTAAATGGGGGAAATCATATCCGTCATAAGGATgaagatataataaatgatcCTATTAATAAAAGCTGTGAATACAGTCTACGCAATGGAAACAAGGGAGATAACGAAGAGTTTCTAGTTATACAAGAGAACAgtagtataaatataagtaagGGGAAAAGAAGGAATCTAAATCTAATGACAGCCTATGTAAGGCAAAATAACTTTCCATACAGCAGGGGTGGTACCAAGAGAATTGGTAGCAACAGAAGACGTGATAGTCCCAGCAGAAGGGAAAGCCTCAATAGAAGGGATCGCCTCGACGGAAGTAATCATGTCAGCAGTACCAACTACTACTACCACAGGGGACGGAACAAGAAAGATGTGCGGCACTACTCCGAGATTAAAAGCAAATATATTGTAGGTGTTGACGGGAGGAAGTCGAGTGTCCGAAAATTCGCACATATAAAATTggaggataaaaaaaatgaaaagatagAATATATTTCTGTAGATATATGCGCAAAATGGAACAATGACATGAGTCACTATAACTTATCTATAATTCAATCGAAGTACGGTTTTGTTACTTGCTTCCCCATATTTGTAGATATTACTAATATAAATGAGAAGAACTTTTACTGTAAggataaacaaattaaaaaaatcataaaaaaaattaagatggAATGTAatctaagaaaaaaagaaaagtacatcaaccttttaaaaaaaaaaaataaattaaaaattgcaCAAACGTCCCAGTTTTTTAGCTTATCTAACACGGACAAAGACAACTCAAACGTGTCATTGAGAAATGAAACAGCCAGCCAAAACGCTGATCACAGATACAATGAGGGGGAAAAATATGCGCACCTCTGTAATAGCAAacagataaatatttttcataaaaactATATTAACCATAACATTCAAAAGGGAAACAAACGCATCCACATGGATAATATAAGTGTAGACAATATAAACGAAGTAGACCACCATGACAATTCAAAAAACTACGTAAATGATATATCTTCTCAAaagaaagaacaaaaaaatattatttatcaaGAAATTTTAGACtattatagtaaaaatagaaaCAGTAGTACTTCCTCTGGTGAACATAAgagaagggaaaaaaaaaatttacaaatatcaACATATGCCACCagttcattattatttttaaaaaaagaagttcCAGCCAATATAGACAACCCACattcttataaaaatgatgtgGTAACCCCtaacacatgtacatatgacATAGCCGACACAACAATGCcttttgaaaagaaaaattacgCATTTGAGGAAATtccaaaatatgaaaaacacATGAAGAATTCAATAAAATTGAGAAGTAGTTCAGAAGGGAACTACCCTGACGTATTTGATACTAAGGTGAAAGgcagaatatttttatttcaaaaaatggaCCATGTAGGGAGAGAGGCTTCATTGAAGGAAAGTGTATCTTTGTTAGGTACTGTTGCGGGAGCTTCTTCTGAACAGCCCCTTGACAAATGCAGCTGCAGGGGGGAGCCACAAGGTTTTGTTGCTGCTCGTAGTATTGGGGGTGTTGGTAATACCATCTATAAGTTCAACAACAATGTTGGTAATTCCTCTCATAGTTGCATCCCCTATTCAAAGGAAGCCTTTACAAATGGGGGGATCGACGGTGATGACAATCCCAATGccaatgaaataatattgttgaataataatatgaatgaGGAATGTAATGACTACAATAATGACATTTTCAGTatgaaagaagaaaatatagaCATGCAAAGGAaaggtaataaaaataggagGTTTCCAACGAACAATTCTTTTAACACTGATAAAGAGACCCCTTTGAAGGTGACGAACAGTAGGTACAACATAGGGAACATTGATGGATACCGAATTGTTCGGAAGGAAAATGGACATGATGGAACTGACAATAGCTTTACTGACGCCGTAAGCAACAATTCTAGAGAGGGGATTGATCATGGGTCCATGTTTTTTATGGGAAAAGGCAGTTACAACTGGCATTTGACTATATGCAGAAGGGGGGGAGGAAAAACCCTTAACAAATGCTTATATCATATAAAGAGGTCAAAAAAAGTTACTTATGAAGAGGTTattgatataattaaaaatgtatttccAAGTATTGaactatattatttgtataatttaaaagttgGTAGacataaagataaaatttgtaaaaattattatcgtAACTCGATAATATTAGCAGGGGAATCTAACTGTTTTTACAACCCACTATTCAATATAAGTATTAACTTAACTATACATGATGTTTATAATATTGGATGGaagttaaattatttaattaatcaTAATTCTTCTTCACTATTATTAGAGTCTTACGACAAAGAGAGAAAATTCATTTCAGAAAAGGTTTTATCATGGAATagcaaaatttttaacttttttttttttatttttaattgtaatgGTAATACTACTTGTAATTGTAACTGTAATTGTaattataactatatatattacatattatcctttttaaatTGTTGCACTTGTCCGTTTGctaatttttcttcaattcataacttttttgaaaaattttacttaaaaacttttatgctacagaataattattatggaCAAATTGTAGCCAATAGTTCCGTTAAGATGTGCAGTACTAGTTTCATCTGCTCAGATAGAGCAAAAAAttgcattttaaaatatatttattcaaataataattacgaAGAAAAGAGTGTGTGCCTATATGATTACCTACGTGATCAAGTCCACACactaatattatgtataaacatatcAGAGGTAAGAAGCACTCCATATGTGAATTTTAAATCGttcaaaaaaaggaacagaAAATATGGCAGGGAATATTACTTGGGGAATTACAAGGGGTATGAATGGACATATGACAAAGCATCCCTAGATAagctaataaaaataagaagttTAACCTACAGAACAATGATGAAGACTCCTAATAAATATTCTGTGCAAATTATATGGGTCTTATGTAATAACAGCAAAAACGAATTTATCCAAAGTAACACAAAATTATTCCCCTTAAAATCCTCCTCCTCCTTTACAcgtttaaatattaatttttataatgtacCTAATCAGCTActaaataacataaaagcCCCAAGAATTAAAAGGcaacatatattatacgaTTTTTTAAACGACTTTCAAAaacaatttaatataaaattaaacttGCCAAACAATTTAATAGAATCACACAATTTCAAATCTGCaatgtatattttcattcGACCCGACTTGCATATTACACACATGAATTACGTGAACGACGACAAACAAATTGTTTCCTTCCTCGActttttatacaaattttacGGTTAG
- the ACPS gene encoding holo-[acyl-carrier-protein] synthase, putative → MLRFLSSLKLSNTRLKIIKLLFFYFLSFEKDEILPSILVAYSLAIIKTNHINMSDTRGRTFSLSEIVCIKPRRVNSIMRKIKSVKDICYVDNLFVHRKIFERNKYAIKEPTKIKRKSCKNVNYVHILSKIFMVNENTDSIYNRIINSNIINKSLNDNIMYRNNYDQNLLLEISNNQIDIPIDLASFEKEVRKLLDILKFKNFQLNITFVTLKEMKSINKMHRNKNKPTDVISLLHYVKNNENENDLNYELVNSGITDRTYFNAGDIYLCPEYINRECVMSKINYERKVINGKEAESSASCAQSSTTEEVNSYNSNEGSSVGGSSDHLSNDGERNNESENKNYYDTDEEENGRGVNKLFQRIFCVNERLPFYVLHALIHLMNKDHVNSFKEYNEFMDMEEQIIEKYLKYHHYSQTFYSHHIVGIGTDILSVNRIYKILKKKNKNYFLKKVLNSLELKEFAIEEGKEQKKKREEKGGEKMEEKGKENWEEKNMRIKDGMEKLAIYVSKKFAAKEAILKSIGRGLSSISKYGLSMNDIEIKNDKYGKPHVYLYDKARKIANEMGIVKIFLSISDEKITCTDHNHTKSHVTTCNFCTYLIHAQALAVGSNV, encoded by the coding sequence ATGCTTAGATTTTTATCATCTCTTAAATTAAGTAATACAcgtttgaaaataataaaattgttgtttttctattttctcTCATTTGAAAAAGATGAGATATTACCTAGTATACTAGTTGCTTATTCTTTAGCTATAATAAAAACGAACCATATTAATATGAGTGATACAAGAGGTCGTACCTTTTCGCTGAGTGAGATTGTTTGTATAAAACCAAGAAGAGTAAATAGtataatgagaaaaataaaaagtgtgAAGGATATATGTTATGTTGacaatttatttgttcatcGGAAAATTTTTGAGCGGAACAAATATGCAATAAAGGAAcctacaaaaataaaaaggaagagttgtaaaaatgtaaattacgTACACATTTTatctaaaatatttatggtAAACGAAAACACTGacagtatatataataggataataaatagtaacataataaataaatccttaaatgataatattatgtacagAAATAATTATGACCAAAATTTACTCTTAGAAATCAGTAATAATCAGATAGACATTCCAATAGACCTAGCAAGTTTTGAAAAAGAAGTAAGGAAACTTCTagacattttaaaattcaaaaatttcCAATTAAATATCACTTTTGTTACTTTAAAGGAAATgaaaagtattaataaaatgcacagaaataaaaacaagCCAACGGATGTTATATCTCTTTTGcattatgttaaaaataatgaaaatgagaatgatttaaattatgaattaGTGAACAGTGGTATTACAGACAGAACATATTTTAACGCAGGAGATATTTATCTGTGTcctgaatatataaatagagaATGTGTCATGtctaaaataaattatgagaGAAAAGTAATTAACGGAAAAGAGGCAGAGAGCAGCGCAAGTTGTGCTCAAAGTAGCACTACGGAAGAGGTCAATAGTTATAACAGCAATGAGGGAAGCAGTGTTGGTGGAAGCAGCGATCATCTAAGCAATGATGGTGAACGCAACAATGAAAGTGAgaataagaattattatgACACTGACGAGGAAGAAAATGGTCGAGGTGTTAACAAACTTTTCCAGAGAATCTTTTGTGTCAATGAAAGGCTTCCCTTCTACGTTTTGCATGCGTTAATACATTTAATGAACAAAGATCATGTAAACagttttaaagaatataacGAATTTATGGACATGGAGGAGCAAAtcattgaaaaatatttaaaatatcatcATTACTCCCAAACCTTTTACTCACATCACATTGTTGGTATTGGTACTGATATTTTAAGTGTTAACagaatttacaaaattttaaaaaaaaaaaataaaaactactTTTTGAAGAAGGTACTAAATTCTCTAGAGCTTAAGGAGTTTGCGATAGAAGAGGGAAaagaacagaaaaaaaaacggGAAGAAAAAGGGGGAGAAAAGATGGAAGAAAAGGGGAAAGAAAATtgggaagaaaaaaatatgcggATTAAAGATGGTATGGAGAAATTAGCAATTTATGTAAGCAAAAAGTTCGCTGCAAAAGAAGCCATACTTAAGTCTATTGGAAGAGGCTTAAGTTCAATATCTAAATACGGTTTAAGTATGAATGacatagaaataaaaaatgacaaatatGGAAAACCAcacgtatatttatatgacaAGGCAAGGAAAATAGCTAATGAAATGGGTAtcgtaaaaatttttttatcaataagtgatgaaaaaataacatgTACTGATCATAATCATACCAAATCGCATGTAACTACTTGCAATTTTTGCACATACCTTATCCATGCACAAGCACTAGCTGTAGGCTCTAATGTATAA